The following DNA comes from Megalobrama amblycephala isolate DHTTF-2021 linkage group LG20, ASM1881202v1, whole genome shotgun sequence.
ataacgttactctgttcgctcggtggctgctgtgagacactgttgcacactgcagtaagatagatcgattttagaatatcatattaaatgctggacggcttgtgttgataaatggcatgcaattaattaattttaaaacatattgtatgatggagaaaatgctgtattactgttagtaaaaataaagctgcatctgattatgctatgttagctacttgacaaaatagtgtttttctctgaggcatggtaaagcatggtactcagaaaaaaatcaagaaaattagatttaaacaataagactaaacgtgttgagcgatttaacaataattcgtttttttgtctacaaatatatccaaacagttgttcccttgtctattaaaacatgtaaatattaaagcgtctttggtgtttccatggtttctacaaaataaaaccggaaaccgagggtaacgcgggtatgatgcaattgacaggcgactcctcacacgtccccttgtttaaaattgcaattttctcacgatttacaaatagttgtaaatatttgggatattgtaagtactcaagtgaacaaaatatataacactggcctagtggtttttgcatattttactgcaaaattataGTAATAATttagtataacaataataataatttgcacggtttgatgtgatatgagctaagtgatcattagatttaatcaccgttggcagcgtgatttattgtaatgctttttttctcagttggtcagaacaaaagtggcagatttgttacttgttcagatgacattttccagtgaaaattcttattttggtcatacttccaagactacaatctgtgattccgaagtacagtatccacaccgatatggtgactgacagcaaacattagattcatcggtgccgatgcacaacccacgtaaagttgataattccacaaataactgtagttgcaggtttcaaacagagatggcaacaaagaggcaaaatttacggactgcagctttaaggtcCAAAATCGGATAcctgtaataaaattaaaatttcgaTTCCACTTATTGATTCCTGTGTGTGCAGTTTAATGTGATTTCAAACCATTTTTAAGCACAAGAAGAGCGAAAGAGAACTTAATTTGCACTCGCGTGCTGTTTTCTAGGCACATCCACAGGGTGCATACAGACAGCCGCCTCTCATATAGTGCACGGATACTGAATTGagtcttcttgcacttgaatgcacaaatacacataaaaatgatgtcaaaaatatcctcgtaaacacagtcggttttGTCTAAAGTGAGCTTAAACagttgaggaaaaaaaatgcatgtgtaaaTTGGATCCTGCAtgaggtcttaaagtgacagcaggctaataaacctgctgccgcCGGTGTCATTactgttaatcaaagaacaaaagaaaaagaaaatcatcaCTGAtctgactgaataacttttgtaactttaataaggattaatctatattttatttataaaaagaaaactatgtagtgttattttacatttgatttcaatttctgtgcctgtgttcagttgtatttatttgtgctattgctaatttgttcttatttttacaTGTCTTTAATAAggttaaaaattaaatgaattagtccagttgtttttgctgtggtattttTGTTAGAACCATAGGAAAATGTTAGTGTTCTTTAGGCTGCTGGTTTTTTTGTAGGCCGCTGAATTTTGTTCATGGACATAACGTTTGCccaaaaaaaacacagaataaatgtttgatataaatattttactaaaTGTTTTACCCTACTGGAATCGAAACTGGGAAACGATAAGAATTGGAATCGTTAAGCAGAATCGGAATCACTAAAATTCAAATGATACCCAACCCTagttttaaagctgctgtagggagtttttagaaaaccttgacttagcctgaaaatttgaacaagcacaactcacaggtcactcccccttgctctatgctgcgctacagctcctcccccatcacaacggagcctgccgtgaacgcgcaggctagtaaggcagataaacagttatggcacaTTCACTGGTACAGACGAAACATCATCAATATGATTTACACtgactatggcctgcccatactttgactacaaacttggtcctcaaaacattacgtattttgcaatacatgtaatgtaactatatgacgttgaactatttctataagtaataaatggcTAGTAATGATAATATAGCTAAcggtaactaacgttacagtatgcaagtaattattctatcgatatgtaatgctaaataaggtttgctagtacattatttcagcaacatgacaaaccagtgaattagtaggtttcaatagttgctttgcacattgcgtgacattttatctgtatgttatgcggctagagttttgacaccgagtcaatgggctccgacgaggaattcacacccacagcgacttcgaggagtcaacaggcggggagaagaggaagcagcaggcaggggacgggcaggcctgttttgaaattatcttagttgtgtagttcttaaaaaatgaaacaaatcaagcagggatacttacttgtcaagcagaaatgtggctaactctgcatcggtttttaatcctttcaggacacgtagtgtctaattctttctttttggcttttttatcatcgtcatctgtctttttccgtttacccgtctttattttatgagcaggagccactcgaggaattagcagtttggattgtttttccgccataagcaaagctgcggctcaccggtaatcttgaatttaaACACCTGTACGCGCTGGCGCTCTGCATGAgaggggtgagatcagcgcgcacgcgagcttgattgacactgctaagacactcctcctggctctgattggttgtttcttaccgggagcggtgtatttctgcaaatggcaataggaccactgggaggagccagaggagcttgattttttttatcatatcttgtctcatattctactgtcaggacataatgacaggtttaacaaatatgtaaaaaatacatttttacaaaagttacctactgcagctttaataggGGACCATTATTAACTGCATACCCTTCTTACTAATGGTTATAACTTTATAACACAACAATAAATAACCCACACAACTAACTCTCTTTAACCATAATACCGTGTACAGCCCCAAAATTTTTGTGATGCAGAAAACGCAGATGAAATCAGAGAATCTAGTCACAAATGGAACTTACTGTATAAAGCAGAATATCACCAAAATCTTGCAATTTTCGGAAGAACAAATCAAAAGAAGGGCTGTACAATGAATCAAATCTAGCTTGTTGTGTAGGTGTTGTTCATGTCCATGTTGTGAATCTGCAGCTCATTTATGCTCTCTTTTGCTTTCTCTAGTTTTATAACCTTGCAGTGCTGTTATTCAGTCTTTAGCCTTCTGTTACGTCAacgtctttctctttctttttactTCTATCACCCTAGTGTGCTTCTATGCACTCCCTATTTCTCTGATTCCTCTTTGTGCCTTTTGAGTGCTCTTGCCCTGGGCTCAGTTGTGTAATGTTCTCTGTAGGGCATGTTGTATTAGGGGATGATGTAGCCTACATGATGTCCTGCTCCGTAGGTCCTGTCTCGCTAGACTGGTTCTGAGCTCTTAAGGTTAATTCATTGCAAAGGGGAGACCCTCAGCCAATCTGGGACAATGACTGTGGCCATGCTAATGTGACCTCTGCTTACTGCCACTTTCCACATGCCCTTTCCTTTAATGATTTTTCTCTCTTGTGCCAAGTCACATTTTTATTCCCTGAGGTGATGTACTGTTCAGTGCATCCTGTACATCAGTTAAACCGCTTGAGCACAGATTCAGTTGCATTTACATATGGAATTTCCTAACATTTACAACAATATTAGCAAGTTAACAACATCTAATATTGGTAAAACATTATATACATCATTGATAAgtaatgtgtatttattttcaaatattacaCATATAATGATATTGTATTTATACATGTAAATACCACATTATTAAAcatctaattttatttaattattaaaccgTGGGACctgtgatgtgtttgtgtaggaTGAAACTGGCGCTTACGTGATTGACCGAGATCCCACCTATTTTGGTCCCATACTCAACTATCTGCGACATGGAAAGCTGGTTTATAACAAGGAGTTGGCAGAAGAAGGtctgttcatttattttcagGCATTTTCAAATTTATGgccatattttaatattataataatatataatattttaatatcagcaCAGGTACTATTATCACCCAATATTAGAGATCATTTTATTTATCGGTATTATTCAATTGtgctattttagtattattaatgGAATACTATAGCATGCATTACATTAGTacattagttttagttaacaacaaTATCagtagggctgcaacgattaatcgcgattaatcgtttgcaaaataaaagtctttgtttacgtaatatatatgtgtgtgttctgtgtataataattatgtatatataaatacacacacatacaggtataaagtttataaatatatgcatgtattataaatatatatattttatattacatataaacaaatattttatatataaatataacatttttcttaaatatatacatgaatgtgtgtgtatttatatatacataattattatacacagaacacacacatatatattacgtaaacacagacttatattttgcaaacgattaatcacgattaatcgttgcagccctaaaTATCAGTTGCTTTTGGATATTTGTATATGGTCAATTcccatatttttacatttagattattttTCATCTTTCATAGCATTCACTTAAAGTTAATCTTTCAAAACACTAATATAATagcactgttaaatgtaatctttagcaaatctccaaatgaaaatgcatttgtacattataatgtgatgcatagattcattttatttttcatgttttatttttaatttatttagaattttaatatcagtgcatAATATCTTGTCAAAACGGCACATAACtgtaagaaaatgtaaaaataaagtgtGTCTGTGCCATCAGGTGTCTTGGAGGAGGCAGAATTCTACAACATCACACCGCTGATTAAATTAATCAAAGAGAGGATTCTTGAGCGAGACTCCAAGGCCACACAGGTAATGAGCAGTGTGTTTTATCCTGCCTCCCATGTAGCTTTATTTTctggaaataaatatttttttccattagtATCCACTATCCAGTTTTCAGTTTCATCACTTTCTCAGCAGTATATCTCTGTCCATCTCAGTTTCTACTGTACATTTGTGACTATATTTGCGTGCTTATGCAACAGCCGTCAGTTTCCTGCCCACTCTCGCTCTTCTTTTCATACTTGCCTTTTGGCATTCTTCTCTACTACCCACCACATTTCTTTTTTACACTTCACCAGTCTTCACCCTCTCCCTCTGTCTCTCATACAGCAGGTACCACCAAAGCACGTGTATCGGGTGTTGCAGTGTCAGGAAGAGGAGCTGACCCAGATGGTGTCCACCATGTCGGACGGCTGGAAGTTTGAGCAGGTCAGCGTGCGCGCCTGCCGAAAACCCCGCCCCGGACTGCTCTGGACTGTGGGTTGGACTGACACTGAGTTGATTTCCCTTCCCCTGATCCTAATGCTCCCAGTGTCCAATTCTCCCCTCAGATTCAGAGTCCAGTAACGTAGCTAAATTGTGAAATTAAACTTTTGCCATTTGTTTCCATCTGAATTTTACATGGTCAGTTGCACCAAACTCTCTTAATTATTATGCGTTTTCGAAAACTTTTTGTCATTATGTAGTTTTGAACATCTCTAATAATGTGAAATGTGCAAACTACTAcatattataacaaaataagACTGATTTAGGGTCCACCATACACCAACAagatggatagttcacccaaaaatgaacattctgtcatcatttcctcaccctcattTAATTTCATTCTTCTGTAAAAACAcataagaagatattttgaagaacatgtTTTGAAGAACAACATTGGtgcccattgacttccattgtatagacaaaaaatatatatatttgagaagAGAAATATTTCTCaagaaaatcatacagatttggaataacatgagggcgagtaaatgttgaaagaatgtacatttttgggtgaactatccctttaaaataccTCCTTAAAATGTAACGCTCATGGCGTAAGACACTAAAAAACAATGCAAGACATGATGAATCATTCAAAATGGTCCATCTGCATGTGCACATAaactaacatttaaaaaaatgcaggttcaatatttaaaaaaaatcaaggcCATAAATATCTATTACTCTATATTGCAAAAAATGATtggtttacacaaaaattatgCATTCATACATTCTGCATATGCATAGATTATGCATAATTAAGCAAACATATTTGCTAAAGCACAACACACTTTCAGCCTTCTAAACCTCTCTTTGAGACGTTGTCTCCTAATTCTTTTGGCTTTAAAGCACAGCCACGAAAAACATTACAGCTGTTGGTGGATGGCTGGTTAACCAATCTGACCTATCTCTAATGAAAGCAATGAAGATGTTTTGGGTACAACTGACTTAGACATTTGATCCATCTTGATGTTTTCCTTCGTGGTCCTCTCCCCTTTCCTCAAACCTCAAGTACCACTCATGATGAAAAGACCTTCTATTTCTTGGCTGTTCTTTGCTTTTCAAGATGGTGAACATTGGCTCATCTTACAGCTATGGAACAGAGGACCAGGCTGAATTTCTGTGTGTGGTGTCAAAAGAGCTGCACACCTCGGGTGGAGGTTTGGGGACGGAGCAGAGCCACAAGACTAAGGTTGGAGAACCtacagacacacatacacatgtaACGGTTCATATTATACTCTCCGTTTTAGATCGTGCCATCTCACAAACACCGTAAAGCACAGTTCCAGTGACACATTCCTCAAAAACATGCTACAAAATCTGCATCTTTTCATCTCATTTCACATCAATAGCCTTGAGATCCATTCGCACACCTACTCTTCACAAATTCATAAatctttttcatattttttttttttttggtatgcCATCATCTGTCGTGCTGCGATCCCTCCGGTTTCTGTTCACCCTGTTGTCCACTCATAACACAACTAGACATCGGACACTCAGGAGGAGGATGGAGCAaggaaggaagaggaggaggaggaagaggaagagggagagagaaatgCCACCCCCAATGAGTGGATTAGAGATTAGCAGAAACTTGTGTCAAAGGAATTGGTGAGGAAATGCTGTCATGTTGGCTGTATTAGTGGTAAATGTACAAAAGTCTAGTAGTCGGAGGGTTTTGGTGAATTGCATTTTGGTGCACCAAATAAAATGACCACATAAATCTATATTAGTTTGTTTGGCTGTGAAAATAGTCCTATAAGGCTGATATAAGGCTGTACGAGGAGGATTTAGCCAACTAGTTTTACTTGCCTTTTATGAACACAGTGCAATGAAATGCAATAGCCTTCACCTCCCAAGCATGATTTTCCCTCTTAAGTAACTATTCCCTATGTAAACACAATTCACAAGAGTGCAGACAAACTATTGTGCGGTACTGAACCTTGAATAGAAACTTGAATAAATATATCTTTAAAATGGGTTTTTTAGCATAGGTCACCAGAAATGACCAGAAATGGTGAACGAATGACTCGACCGAATGACTTCAATATTTAGCACTGCGTCTGTTCCATAAACTGCCATTGAGTCACTGCCATCTCCACTCATATCCACATCTTCAGCAAAAATTATCTTGTATTTGTCATAATTACACGAAACATACAAATAGGCATATTTCTCACTCTACACTATCCATATCCAAAATTATTCGtaattcggtaacactttacaataaggttcattagttaatatTGGTTAACATGAagtaataatgaactgcacttctacagcatttattaatcttaatttaaatttcaacatttacaaatacattaataaaatcttgttagcattagttaatgcactgtgaactaacatgaacaaacaatgatcaactgtattttcattaactaacgttaatgaagattagtaaatacagtaacaaatgtattgcttgtGCGTAGTTCATGTTTGtcaatacattaactaatgtttaactaatgaaccttattgtaaagtgttaccagtaatTCTATATTTCTGTagatatacactactgttcaaaagttctggggtctgtattattattattatttaatgtttttgaaaaaaaaaaaaatctcttttgctcaccctcaGGCTAAATTTagttgatcagaaatacagtgaaaacagtaatattgtgaaatattattacaatctaAAGTAACAGTTgtctattttataatatattttaaaatgtaatttattcctgtgatggcaaagctgaattttcagcaccatcactccagtcttcagtgtcacatgaaaatcattctaaaatgctgatttgctgctcaagtaacatttcttattattatcaatgttaaaaacagttgcactgcttaatattttttgtggaaagtgtgatacatttattatttatttgaaataaatgtcgTCACCTTAACTTTTtggatcagtttaatgcatctttgctgaaaaacaaaatattaatttcttccagagaaatcgtactgaccccaaacatttgaacggcAGTGTATTTCTGTGACTATAATGTCTTTTCCAACTCTTTTGCAGCTGTTCCAGATTCATGGGTCCCGGATGTAGGATACaaagaattttatttttctagatatccattttttttcttgtgctcATGATGCTGTTTTTATAGCCATACTTTTTTAGATTTGTTGACTCGAACAACGGGTATTAGCGGGAGACAACCAGCAgcaaaaaaattgaattgaaattaTCCTAAACGCAAAAGGCACCTGAGGTATTAAGAAAAGATCACAATTACTTAATCTTAGTACATGGCCTGCTACCAAAGAGTGCAACCTAGTAATGGGATATTATAGTAAATTTTAGTAAatagtaaatgcatttaaacaaTAACTAAAAGACTTAGTCTGGCTTCGTCGGGATAGACACTGTAATCGATAATGGAAAGACTGTGTGGATATGAGACTGTAATCAGTTATTTAGTATTTAGAGTTTAGGTTTTGCACATTTACTATAGCAGAAGAACGGCGGCTCTGCTACAGACACGGGTCATGTCCTGTTCCATCTAGCATCAGCTGTGGGTAAAGTGCCAGCAGTGTCACCCTGGCAGACCACCAGCAGTGCACTTTACCCCTATTTACAGTCTGTGGAAGTTCATTTTGATAGTCGTTGGCGCCGGATAGAAGGTCAGAGTGTCATTAGAGGTCACTGGGATATTACAGGGCTCGCGAGGGTTCTGGCTGCGTTTGTATGCTGTATATGGATTTTTAATAGGTCCGGGGCACAGTTTACTTACAATGAATTTAGTTTTGTTCATTCAGCTAATGTGCTGGATTATGATACCGTGTCACTTgttaatgtgttttgtgtgaagGGTAGATTTTTTCAAAAGGAACTAGCCTGGCAATCAAAACCGTTCCAATCAACATGCCTCAATTCAACAATTGAtcaagcaccttttactctctTTAGAGGCCTAGAGCCATGCAAATTAGCTTTCTTTGGGATTTTTATGTGCTGTGGGCTGATTTGCATGTCTAAGCTCTAAGCTTGTTTATTAAATATGCTGTAGTTTTGCACAAATTTGCATAGATACAGTGCCCCTAAACATATTTGGACGCTTAAACCATGTTAAAAATGCATGAAAGTCATCGCATtataggtgctggtcatataattagaatatcatgaaaaagttcattttttttattgtaaattatttttaaaaatgaaactttcatatattctagattccctacatgtaaagtaaaacatttaaaacgtttttttttttttttttttttaattttgatgattagagcgtacagctcatgaaagtccaaaatccagtatctcaaaatattaaaatatttcctaagatcaatcaaaaaatggattttcaaaacagaaaagttcaagttctttaaagtatgttcatttgtacactcaatacttggtcggcagcacttgctcctagcacaaattacagcatcagtgaagtgtggcatggaagtgatcagcctgtggcactgctgaggcactattgagccttcagatcatctgtatattgttggatcgactgtttctcttctttctcttgaaaatatcccatagattcaggggtcaggcatgttggctggccaataaaacacagtaatatcatggtcagcaaaccacttggaagtggtttttgcactgtgggcaggtgctaaagtcctgctggaaaaggaaatcagcatctccataaagcttgtcagcagatggacgcataaagtgctccaaaatctcctggaagatggctacattgactttgcacttgataaaacacaatggaccaacaccagcagatgtcacagccccccaaatcattactaacttcagaaacttcccactagacttcaagcagcttggattctgtgcctcaccagtcttccttcagactctgggaccatgatttcaacatgaaatgcaaaatttacttttatctgaaaagtggactttcgaccactgttcactgtccagttctttttctccttagcccaggtaagatgcttctgacgttgtttctgtttcagaagtggcttggtagtccttttcctgaagatgtctgagtgtggtgactcttgatgcgctgactccggcttcatttgactcattgtgaagctctcccaagtgtttgaatcggctttacttgacagtattctcaagcttgcggtcatccctgttgcttgtgcacctttgcctacccaatttcttccttctagtcaactttgcatttaatatgctttgatacatcactctgtaaacagccaccacattcagtaatgaccatctgtgacttactctctttgtggagggtgtcaatgattgtctcctggaccattgccaagtcagcagtcttccccattagtgtggtttgaaagaacaagagatacctggaatttatactgtagggatggtcatttaatgaaactcaaatgtaaatattctaatattttgagatactggattttggactttcatgagctgtacgctctaatcaacaaataaaaaaaaaaaaaaaaaaaaaaaaaacttttgaaatgttttactttacatgtagggaatctagtataaatgaaagtttcatttttaaaaataatttacaataaaaaaaatgaactttttcacgatattctaattatatgaccagcacctgtatataacAGAATAACAAACCAAGTGGCTGTTATTTTAAAGACAGATAACTCAAACACACTTttcaagtaaaacatttcacaggaaaatgttttattggATTTTGTGGTCATTCTGACTGAACACCTGTGTAAACCATGTGAAACTGGCTTCATAGTACATCCACTAAAAATACCAGTCGATTAAaagtaattgaaaaaaaatttgtttgcaGATGCCACATTCTCTCTTTTTAATGCAGTGAatttatgtgtttttaaatgtgacTTAAGTGTTCAAAATTGTTCAGATACATTTTAGGGCCACTGTATATTTAGATgggtgaaatatttttttttttttgtcatgttcgATGACAGCATTATTGGTCAAAACTCActtgaaattgtttttttttgtaaaacatttGTTTGTAATGGCAACAtggcctattattattattattatt
Coding sequences within:
- the kctd17 gene encoding BTB/POZ domain-containing protein KCTD5 isoform X3; translated protein: MATEDKGKTAAPQALPETGSLSAITTHSNLNNNNNNNNNNKDNEGNEGATTATSTAVESSEAENIIGNGSAVNTTGGNNGKWVRLNVGGTVFLTTRQTLLKEQTSFLYRLCQQQDLHSDTDETGAYVIDRDPTYFGPILNYLRHGKLVYNKELAEEGVLEEAEFYNITPLIKLIKERILERDSKATQQVPPKHVYRVLQCQEEELTQMVSTMSDGWKFEQVSVRACRKPRPGLLWTMVNIGSSYSYGTEDQAEFLCVVSKELHTSGGGLGTEQSHKTKLFQIHGSRM
- the kctd17 gene encoding BTB/POZ domain-containing protein KCTD5 isoform X1, with product MATEDKGKTAAPQALPETGSLSAITTHSNLNNNNNNNNNNKDNEGNEGATTATSTAVESSEAENIIGNGSAVNTTGGNNGKWVRLNVGGTVFLTTRQTLLKEQTSFLYRLCQQQDLHSDTDETGAYVIDRDPTYFGPILNYLRHGKLVYNKELAEEGVLEEAEFYNITPLIKLIKERILERDSKATQQVPPKHVYRVLQCQEEELTQMVSTMSDGWKFEQVSVRACRKPRPGLLWTMVNIGSSYSYGTEDQAEFLCVVSKELHTSGGGLGTEQSHKTKTSDTQEEDGARKEEEEEEEEEGERNATPNEWIRD
- the kctd17 gene encoding BTB/POZ domain-containing protein KCTD5 isoform X2; translated protein: MATEDKGKTAAPQALPETGSLSAITTHSNLNNNNNNNNNNKDNEGNEGATTATSTAVESSEAENIIGNGSAVNTTGGNNGKWVRLNVGGTVFLTTRQTLLKEQTSFLYRLCQQQDLHSDTDETGAYVIDRDPTYFGPILNYLRHGKLVYNKELAEEGVLEEAEFYNITPLIKLIKERILERDSKATQQVPPKHVYRVLQCQEEELTQMVSTMSDGWKFEQMVNIGSSYSYGTEDQAEFLCVVSKELHTSGGGLGTEQSHKTKTSDTQEEDGARKEEEEEEEEEGERNATPNEWIRD
- the kctd17 gene encoding BTB/POZ domain-containing protein KCTD5 isoform X4, whose protein sequence is MATEDKGKTAAPQALPETGSLSAITTHSNLNNNNNNNNNNKDNEGNEGATTATSTAVESSEAENIIGNGSAVNTTGGNNGKWVRLNVGGTVFLTTRQTLLKEQTSFLYRLCQQQDLHSDTDETGAYVIDRDPTYFGPILNYLRHGKLVYNKELAEEGVLEEAEFYNITPLIKLIKERILERDSKATQQVPPKHVYRVLQCQEEELTQMVSTMSDGWKFEQMVNIGSSYSYGTEDQAEFLCVVSKELHTSGGGLGTEQSHKTKLFQIHGSRM